A stretch of Anaeromyxobacter dehalogenans 2CP-1 DNA encodes these proteins:
- a CDS encoding IS1182-like element ISAde2 family transposase: MSEHDAPRVVRPVRNQLSLQPTDLEALVPDEHPVRAIWTLVERLDLSAFYDEIASRGSNAGRPATDPAVLLALWLFANSEGVGSARLLERLCERDAPYRWICGGVPVNHHTLADFRVEHGKKLDRLMTQVLAALMKEGVVQLRRVAQDGMKVRASAGAASFRRRQSLERCRKEAEEQVRKLRREIESDPSASTKRVQAAKERAAQARLDAVEAALAEVEVVEKQRVERDEKKPSDARRRGEIRVSTTDAESRVMKMADGGFRPAYNVQFATDESGVIVGTDVTNNGTDQPHVVPMLDEIRRRTGETPREYLVDGGFVTLDNIEAIAERGATPYAPLPKPKSKAVDPHAPKRNDTPAIGAWRVRMGTEDAKRVYVQRGVLAERTNADLRVHRRLDRLNVRGLVKVKTIVLLAAISFNIMRLIASRLSA; this comes from the coding sequence GTGAGCGAACACGACGCGCCGCGGGTGGTGAGGCCGGTCCGAAATCAACTCTCGCTGCAGCCGACGGACCTCGAAGCGCTGGTCCCGGACGAGCACCCGGTTCGCGCCATCTGGACGTTGGTCGAGCGGCTGGACCTGTCGGCGTTCTACGACGAGATCGCGTCGCGCGGCAGCAATGCTGGGCGGCCAGCAACGGACCCGGCGGTGCTGCTCGCGCTGTGGCTGTTCGCCAACTCGGAGGGCGTGGGGAGCGCGCGGTTGCTCGAGCGGCTGTGCGAGCGGGACGCGCCCTACCGCTGGATCTGCGGCGGGGTGCCGGTGAACCACCATACGCTCGCCGACTTTCGCGTGGAGCACGGGAAGAAGCTCGACCGGCTCATGACGCAGGTGCTGGCCGCGCTCATGAAGGAAGGCGTGGTGCAGCTCCGGCGCGTGGCGCAGGACGGGATGAAGGTCCGGGCGAGCGCCGGCGCGGCGAGCTTCCGGCGTCGTCAGTCACTGGAGCGCTGCCGCAAAGAAGCCGAGGAACAGGTCCGAAAGCTCAGGCGCGAGATCGAGAGCGATCCGTCAGCTTCGACGAAGCGTGTGCAGGCTGCGAAGGAGCGGGCCGCGCAAGCTCGGCTCGATGCCGTCGAGGCCGCACTTGCGGAGGTCGAAGTCGTCGAGAAGCAGCGCGTCGAGCGAGACGAGAAGAAGCCCTCGGACGCGAGGCGTCGCGGCGAGATCCGCGTCAGCACCACGGACGCGGAGAGCCGCGTGATGAAGATGGCGGACGGTGGGTTCCGGCCCGCCTACAACGTGCAGTTCGCGACGGACGAGAGCGGTGTCATCGTGGGCACCGACGTCACGAACAACGGTACCGACCAGCCGCACGTCGTGCCGATGCTCGACGAGATCCGGCGCCGAACGGGCGAGACGCCACGCGAGTACCTGGTCGACGGTGGCTTCGTGACGCTCGACAACATCGAGGCCATCGCAGAGCGGGGCGCGACTCCGTATGCGCCGCTGCCGAAGCCGAAGAGCAAAGCCGTCGATCCGCACGCTCCGAAGCGCAACGACACACCTGCGATCGGGGCCTGGCGCGTGCGGATGGGGACAGAGGACGCCAAGCGCGTCTACGTGCAGCGCGGCGTCCTCGCCGAGAGGACGAACGCAGATCTCCGTGTGCACCGGCGACTCGACCGGCTGAACGTCCGAGGGCTGGTAAAGGTGAAGACGATCGTGCTGCTCGCCGCGATCAGCTTCAACATCATGCGTCTCATCGCGAGCAGACTCTCGGCCTAA
- a CDS encoding PEGA domain-containing protein produces the protein MTANERFQVITPLHDAAGWRRALAVDRRGGAPRAVVLAYAPPGLTDDPTRLAALVRDAEAAARVHHPNAVPVLGLETLGEALVAVEAHRRGATLRALLDGGGRLPPELVLRAGLDACAALAAVHAVDAGEGQPLAHGALAPERVLVADDGSCLLSGLGTGGAGNPAGDLRALGAILHECLAGEPPPAAPVPLEGPGIPPALAAVVDRALGAGGHEPFPSADALGEALAGALPAAPPEAMAAYLEAILPAGEGERGEVLRMVARALSPAGAERAVPVRPAPEITAEVSAELVAPFPARRPAAVVTPATVPAPAPAAPVAEVAAAPATASAALAAAVPVEIPAPVLVGAAAAAAQPAPVSLAPPPDAAITFAAPAPPPRSALPIVLGIAVAMAGVGFGIGFVLSRSQPRAAAPAAAPIAAAPAPVAAPPAPRATAPAPAPAPEPPADAAPAERTPAAPEPRRAAAAPAPSLAITAEPEGDVYVDGKRVGRSPVTVPVSRGDHRVRLRNAAEGVDVQKRVTARGQGTAVRFALGRGVLAVTAPPGTEVRVDGRRVGEGSVKVQLWEGAHQVEARLGEARVQERFELRPNETWTYAVTPTP, from the coding sequence GTGACCGCGAACGAACGCTTCCAGGTGATCACGCCCCTGCACGACGCCGCCGGCTGGCGGCGCGCCCTCGCGGTGGACCGGCGCGGGGGCGCCCCGCGCGCGGTGGTGCTCGCGTACGCGCCTCCGGGGCTCACCGACGACCCGACGCGGCTCGCCGCGCTGGTGCGCGACGCCGAGGCCGCCGCGCGGGTGCACCACCCGAACGCCGTCCCCGTCCTCGGGCTGGAGACGCTCGGCGAGGCGCTGGTGGCGGTCGAGGCGCACCGGCGCGGCGCCACCCTGCGCGCGCTGCTGGACGGCGGAGGGCGCCTGCCGCCCGAGCTGGTCCTCCGCGCCGGGCTGGACGCCTGCGCGGCGCTCGCGGCCGTCCACGCGGTGGACGCGGGGGAGGGCCAGCCGCTCGCCCACGGCGCGCTCGCGCCGGAGCGGGTGCTGGTGGCCGACGACGGGTCCTGCCTGCTGTCCGGGCTCGGCACCGGCGGCGCGGGGAACCCGGCCGGCGACCTTCGCGCGCTCGGCGCGATCCTGCACGAGTGCCTGGCCGGCGAGCCGCCCCCGGCGGCGCCGGTGCCGCTGGAGGGGCCGGGGATCCCGCCGGCGCTCGCCGCGGTGGTGGACCGCGCGCTCGGGGCCGGCGGCCACGAGCCGTTCCCGTCTGCGGACGCGCTCGGCGAGGCGCTGGCGGGCGCGCTGCCCGCCGCACCGCCGGAGGCGATGGCGGCGTACCTCGAGGCGATCCTTCCGGCCGGGGAGGGGGAGCGCGGGGAGGTGCTGCGGATGGTGGCCCGCGCGCTCTCGCCGGCGGGCGCCGAGCGCGCCGTGCCGGTGCGGCCCGCGCCGGAGATCACCGCCGAGGTCTCGGCGGAGCTGGTGGCGCCGTTCCCGGCGCGGCGGCCGGCGGCGGTGGTCACCCCGGCCACGGTCCCGGCCCCGGCCCCGGCGGCGCCCGTGGCCGAGGTGGCCGCCGCGCCGGCCACGGCCTCGGCCGCCCTCGCCGCCGCGGTGCCGGTCGAGATCCCTGCCCCGGTCCTGGTCGGCGCGGCAGCGGCCGCCGCCCAGCCGGCGCCGGTGTCGCTCGCGCCGCCACCCGACGCCGCCATCACCTTCGCCGCGCCCGCGCCGCCCCCGCGGTCGGCGCTGCCGATCGTGCTCGGGATCGCGGTGGCGATGGCCGGGGTGGGCTTCGGGATCGGCTTCGTGCTGTCCCGCTCCCAGCCGCGCGCCGCCGCCCCCGCCGCCGCGCCGATCGCCGCGGCCCCGGCGCCCGTCGCCGCGCCACCGGCGCCCCGCGCCACGGCGCCCGCGCCCGCGCCCGCGCCGGAGCCTCCGGCCGACGCCGCGCCGGCGGAGCGCACGCCGGCCGCCCCCGAGCCGCGCCGCGCGGCGGCGGCACCGGCGCCGTCGCTCGCGATCACCGCGGAGCCGGAAGGCGACGTCTACGTGGACGGCAAGCGGGTGGGGCGAAGCCCGGTGACGGTGCCGGTGTCGAGGGGCGACCACCGGGTCCGCCTGCGCAACGCGGCCGAAGGGGTGGACGTGCAGAAGCGGGTCACCGCGCGCGGGCAGGGCACGGCCGTACGCTTCGCGCTCGGCCGCGGGGTGCTCGCCGTGACCGCGCCGCCGGGCACCGAGGTCCGGGTGGACGGGCGGCGCGTCGGGGAGGGGAGCGTCAAGGTCCAGCTCTGGGAGGGCGCCCACCAGGTGGAGGCGCGTCTCGGCGAGGCCCGCGTGCAGGAGCGCTTCGAGCTCCGCCCCAACGAGACCTGGACCTACGCGGTGACGCCGACGCCGTAG
- a CDS encoding BtrH N-terminal domain-containing protein, which yields MILPGFEHRPGLHCGSTALADALRVRGVALSEPMAFGLGAGLGFYYLSAPELSPSHLFVGRSAHLERAACEVLGVSAVERGADDPAAAWEGARAALERGLAPILSTDLAELPYWHSRTRFGGHRVVLAGHDPARGIAWLADTDRPGLEAVPLDALARARASIAPPFGTGGNPWLEVDAPAPPRPLGEAVREALRRQAREMLLDPDGFAGVSAVERFAAELPDWPARATGEADRAWCFRYAWQVIEKRGTGGGMFRALYARFLREAEAAVPGLAALGLAERMDALAAGWSALAGAMRAVGEAPGAAVSPELAAQARALAQAERRYHEDVAARVP from the coding sequence GTGATCCTGCCCGGCTTCGAGCACCGGCCCGGCCTGCACTGCGGCTCCACCGCGCTCGCGGACGCGCTGCGCGTCCGCGGCGTGGCGCTGTCCGAGCCGATGGCGTTCGGCCTGGGCGCGGGACTCGGCTTCTACTACCTCTCTGCGCCGGAGCTCTCGCCCAGCCACCTGTTCGTGGGCCGGTCGGCGCACCTGGAGCGCGCCGCCTGCGAGGTGCTCGGCGTCTCCGCCGTGGAGCGCGGCGCCGACGATCCCGCCGCGGCCTGGGAGGGCGCGCGCGCCGCCCTGGAGCGTGGGCTCGCGCCGATCCTGTCCACCGACCTGGCGGAGCTGCCGTACTGGCACAGCCGCACCCGCTTCGGCGGCCACCGGGTGGTGCTCGCGGGCCACGACCCGGCGCGCGGGATCGCCTGGCTGGCCGACACCGACCGGCCCGGCCTGGAGGCCGTCCCGCTCGACGCGCTGGCGCGCGCCCGCGCCTCCATCGCGCCGCCGTTCGGGACGGGCGGCAACCCGTGGCTGGAGGTGGACGCGCCGGCCCCGCCGCGCCCGCTCGGCGAGGCCGTGCGCGAGGCGCTGCGCCGGCAGGCGCGCGAGATGCTGCTCGACCCGGACGGCTTCGCGGGCGTGTCGGCGGTCGAGCGCTTCGCGGCGGAGCTGCCGGACTGGCCGGCGCGCGCGACCGGCGAGGCGGACCGGGCCTGGTGCTTCCGCTACGCCTGGCAGGTGATCGAGAAGCGCGGCACCGGCGGCGGCATGTTCCGGGCGCTGTACGCCCGGTTCCTGCGCGAGGCGGAGGCGGCGGTCCCCGGCCTCGCCGCGCTCGGGCTCGCGGAGCGGATGGACGCGCTCGCGGCGGGCTGGAGCGCGCTCGCCGGGGCGATGCGGGCGGTGGGCGAGGCGCCCGGGGCGGCGGTGTCCCCGGAGCTGGCGGCGCAGGCGCGCGCGCTGGCGCAGGCGGAGCGGCGGTACCACGAGGACGTGGCGGCGCGGGTGCCCTGA
- a CDS encoding SDR family NAD(P)-dependent oxidoreductase: protein MTVVARYADLAGRRALVTGGSSGIGLGIAEALLGQGARVAVQYRSHRAAAEALAARHPGQAMAIGADLGTEAGCVACVREAAAALGGLDQLVHSAGIWNEAPIATLQADRLEEIFRVNVFSAFYLVREALPHLGHDGRGNVVLIGSTAGQRGEARHAHYAASKGALQSLAMSLAVELAPGTRVNLVSPGWIRTPMAEAALDETGAAIAATLPNRRLGEVDDVVQAVLYLASEASGHLVGEDLAVSGGALLVVPRGQLVPRDP, encoded by the coding sequence ATGACCGTGGTGGCGCGGTACGCCGATCTCGCGGGACGCAGGGCCCTGGTGACGGGCGGCTCCTCCGGCATCGGCCTCGGCATCGCCGAGGCGCTGCTCGGCCAGGGCGCGCGCGTCGCCGTGCAGTACCGATCCCACCGGGCCGCGGCCGAGGCGCTCGCGGCGCGCCACCCCGGGCAGGCGATGGCGATCGGCGCCGACCTGGGCACCGAGGCCGGCTGCGTCGCGTGCGTGCGCGAGGCGGCCGCCGCGCTGGGCGGCCTCGACCAGCTGGTCCACTCGGCAGGGATCTGGAACGAGGCGCCCATCGCGACCCTCCAGGCCGACCGGCTGGAGGAGATCTTCCGCGTCAACGTGTTCAGCGCGTTCTACCTGGTCCGCGAGGCGCTCCCGCACCTCGGGCACGACGGGCGCGGCAACGTCGTCCTCATCGGCTCCACCGCCGGGCAGCGCGGCGAGGCGCGGCACGCGCACTACGCGGCGTCGAAGGGCGCGCTGCAGTCGCTCGCGATGAGCCTCGCGGTCGAGCTCGCCCCCGGCACGCGCGTCAACCTCGTCTCCCCTGGCTGGATCCGCACGCCCATGGCGGAGGCCGCGCTCGACGAGACCGGGGCCGCCATCGCCGCCACCCTGCCCAACCGCCGCCTGGGCGAGGTGGACGACGTGGTGCAGGCGGTGCTCTACCTCGCGAGCGAGGCGTCGGGGCACCTGGTCGGCGAGGACCTGGCCGTCTCGGGCGGCGCGCTGCTGGTCGTGCCGCGCGGCCAGCTCGTGCCGCGCGATCCCTGA
- a CDS encoding DUF1801 domain-containing protein, producing the protein MRTPTARPKARPRANGKVVLLAGGNPQIAKADGDAPVQAYVAALTGWKGDVARRLDALVVGSVPGVRKAVKWNSPFYGIEGQGWFLSFHTFSRYVKVTFFRGTSLRPAPPGGTGKDARWIDLHENDLDETQLASWVKQAAALPGWTP; encoded by the coding sequence GTGCGCACGCCGACCGCGCGCCCGAAGGCCAGGCCGCGCGCGAACGGGAAGGTGGTCCTGCTCGCGGGGGGCAACCCGCAGATCGCGAAGGCGGACGGCGACGCGCCGGTTCAGGCGTACGTCGCCGCGCTGACGGGCTGGAAGGGCGACGTCGCGAGGCGCCTCGACGCGCTCGTCGTCGGCAGCGTGCCCGGCGTGCGCAAGGCGGTGAAGTGGAACTCGCCGTTCTACGGCATCGAGGGCCAGGGCTGGTTCCTGTCGTTCCACACCTTCTCCCGCTACGTGAAGGTGACCTTCTTCCGTGGCACGTCGCTGCGCCCCGCTCCCCCCGGAGGCACGGGCAAGGACGCGCGCTGGATCGACCTCCACGAGAACGACCTCGACGAAACGCAGCTGGCGAGCTGGGTGAAGCAGGCGGCGGCGTTGCCCGGCTGGACGCCGTAG
- a CDS encoding tetratricopeptide repeat protein: MDRSPRRPVRLAALAVALVAVLPYLHTLRHGFAYDDRVEVVENAYLRGVEGVPAILSHRDWAGSGKGSATYRPLTTLSFALNHAVHGLAPSGYHLVNLLLHAAVSVLVLGLALGLGLPLAAATLAGLLFAVHPIHVEAVANVAGRKELLVTAFTLGAVLLHPVALRRGGLRLVAAPLLGALAAFSKETGLVLIGLIVALDLLFRRAEVRAAPRRAATLYASYLAAAGAYLAARWAVLGSLGMPGTIFLVNPIADAPLLERIATALVVLGKGLQLSIAPATLSPDYSYAAIPPVASALDPRLALAVAALAGAAAFAAWPGRRRRVRLAAAAIYAFGVFPASNLLVPIGTIFGERLLYLPSVGFVLGVAAVMATVLEGPRRVALRTITGVALALLAVRGAWYARAWSNSLSIFAEGVRVQPASAQMQLTYGAQLLGRKEMAGAAAAFARAAEILAVRPDAQSDALVQLGVAYEQLGRAEEAEQLYARVLAREHRHPDALWRMGVRRWAQGDPPGAVQLWERAIAAEPRHAPALSDLGLAAYAAGDLQGAEARFREAAAIAPTLPGVWYKLGVVCEQLGRREEALAAWRRFLELAPEPSLERDEIERRLAASP; the protein is encoded by the coding sequence ATGGACCGCTCTCCACGACGCCCCGTCCGGCTGGCTGCCCTCGCCGTCGCGCTCGTCGCGGTCCTCCCCTACCTCCACACGCTGCGACACGGGTTCGCGTACGACGACCGCGTCGAGGTCGTCGAGAACGCGTACCTCCGCGGCGTCGAGGGGGTACCGGCTATCCTCTCCCATCGCGACTGGGCAGGATCGGGCAAGGGGTCCGCCACCTACCGGCCGCTCACCACCCTCTCCTTCGCCCTGAATCACGCGGTCCACGGGCTCGCCCCGTCGGGCTATCACCTCGTCAACCTGCTGCTCCACGCGGCCGTTTCCGTCCTGGTGCTCGGGCTCGCGCTCGGGCTCGGGCTCCCCCTGGCGGCCGCCACGCTGGCCGGCCTGCTCTTCGCGGTCCACCCCATCCACGTGGAGGCGGTGGCGAACGTGGCCGGGCGCAAGGAGCTCCTGGTCACCGCCTTCACCCTGGGTGCCGTGCTCCTCCACCCGGTCGCGCTCCGCCGCGGAGGCCTCCGACTCGTCGCCGCGCCGCTGCTCGGCGCGCTGGCGGCCTTCTCCAAGGAGACCGGGCTCGTCCTGATCGGCCTGATCGTCGCGCTCGACCTGCTCTTCCGCCGCGCCGAGGTCCGCGCCGCACCGCGCCGCGCGGCCACGCTCTACGCGTCCTACCTCGCGGCCGCCGGCGCCTACCTCGCCGCCCGCTGGGCCGTGCTGGGAAGCCTGGGTATGCCGGGCACGATCTTCCTGGTGAACCCGATCGCCGATGCACCGCTCCTCGAGCGGATCGCGACCGCGCTGGTCGTGCTCGGGAAGGGCCTCCAGCTCTCGATCGCGCCGGCCACGCTGTCGCCCGACTACTCGTACGCCGCGATCCCGCCGGTTGCCTCCGCCCTCGACCCGCGCCTGGCCCTGGCGGTCGCCGCGCTCGCAGGCGCGGCCGCGTTCGCTGCTTGGCCCGGGCGGCGCCGGCGCGTGCGGCTCGCCGCGGCGGCCATCTACGCCTTCGGCGTCTTCCCCGCGTCGAACCTGCTCGTCCCCATCGGGACGATCTTCGGGGAACGGCTGCTTTACCTCCCCAGCGTCGGCTTCGTCCTCGGGGTCGCCGCGGTGATGGCCACCGTCCTCGAGGGACCGCGCCGCGTAGCGCTCCGCACGATCACCGGGGTCGCGCTCGCGCTGCTGGCGGTCCGCGGCGCGTGGTACGCACGGGCCTGGTCGAACAGCCTCTCCATCTTTGCCGAGGGCGTGCGGGTCCAGCCGGCCTCGGCCCAGATGCAGCTCACCTATGGCGCGCAGTTGCTCGGGCGCAAGGAGATGGCCGGAGCGGCCGCCGCCTTCGCGCGCGCGGCGGAGATCCTGGCCGTGCGGCCCGACGCCCAGTCGGACGCCCTGGTGCAGCTCGGGGTCGCCTATGAGCAGCTCGGCCGGGCCGAGGAGGCGGAGCAGCTGTACGCCCGCGTCCTCGCGCGGGAACACCGCCATCCGGACGCGCTGTGGCGGATGGGCGTCCGGCGCTGGGCCCAGGGGGATCCACCGGGCGCCGTCCAGCTCTGGGAGCGAGCGATCGCGGCCGAGCCGCGGCACGCCCCCGCGCTCTCGGACCTCGGCTTGGCCGCCTACGCCGCCGGCGATCTCCAGGGCGCCGAGGCGCGCTTCCGCGAGGCTGCGGCGATCGCGCCGACGCTGCCGGGGGTCTGGTACAAGCTCGGCGTGGTCTGCGAGCAGCTGGGGCGCCGCGAGGAGGCGCTGGCCGCCTGGCGCCGCTTCCTCGAGCTCGCTCCGGAGCCTTCGCTCGAGCGAGACGAGATCGAGCGGCGTCTCGCCGCCAGTCCGTGA
- a CDS encoding HAD family hydrolase, with protein sequence MPSIRAVVTDLDNTLYPWVDYIVPALEAMIDSLAATTGLPRIRIVQSLKAVYAQYESNEYPFAIQLSDIFRPYEADFDSFNALVVDPARLAFRAARDRYLKPYPGVRETLDQLRGRGLKVVALTDAPRNAAELRLKHLKLDGHFDALYTLPFFPLPENVAPEIRRKEEEGHYRGKTPVVELPRDAEKPNPAGLRRILSDLGLRGREVIYVGDNVKKDMAVAQACGAVGVWAEYGTYVSKEYRDRLAVISARKITQRHVADEAQGRWPLAISSFVQVLDVLEGARWGPGRRAPAGRARRAR encoded by the coding sequence GTGCCGAGCATCCGGGCGGTCGTCACCGACCTCGACAACACGCTGTATCCGTGGGTGGACTACATCGTCCCCGCCCTGGAGGCGATGATCGACTCGCTGGCGGCCACCACCGGGCTGCCCCGCATCCGGATCGTCCAGTCGCTGAAGGCGGTGTACGCACAGTACGAGTCGAACGAGTACCCGTTCGCGATCCAGCTGTCCGACATCTTCCGCCCGTACGAGGCGGACTTCGACTCGTTCAACGCGCTGGTGGTGGACCCGGCCCGGCTCGCGTTCCGCGCGGCGCGCGACCGGTACCTGAAGCCCTACCCCGGCGTGCGCGAGACGCTCGACCAGCTCCGCGGCCGCGGGCTGAAGGTGGTGGCGCTCACCGACGCGCCGCGGAACGCGGCCGAGCTGCGCCTGAAGCACCTGAAGCTCGACGGCCACTTCGACGCGCTCTACACGCTCCCGTTCTTCCCGCTCCCGGAGAACGTGGCCCCGGAGATCCGGCGCAAGGAGGAGGAGGGCCACTACCGCGGGAAGACGCCGGTGGTGGAGCTCCCGCGCGACGCCGAGAAGCCGAACCCGGCCGGCCTGCGGCGCATCCTCTCCGACCTCGGCCTGCGCGGCCGCGAGGTGATCTACGTCGGCGACAACGTCAAGAAGGACATGGCGGTGGCGCAGGCGTGCGGCGCGGTGGGCGTGTGGGCGGAGTACGGCACCTACGTGTCCAAGGAATACCGCGATCGGCTCGCGGTCATCTCCGCGCGGAAGATCACCCAGCGGCACGTGGCCGACGAGGCGCAAGGGCGCTGGCCGCTCGCCATCTCCAGCTTCGTCCAGGTGCTCGACGTGCTCGAGGGCGCACGATGGGGCCCGGGCCGCCGCGCGCCGGCCGGGCGCGCCAGGAGGGCGCGATGA
- a CDS encoding FKBP-type peptidyl-prolyl cis-trans isomerase: MKIAKGSVVGLDYSLHLGDGKVVDQSEPGEPLTYLHGEGQIVPGLESALEGVDVGESRKVVVAPSDGYGEHDPRGVQEVPRKAFPPGFDPQVGMELTAEGADGEPVPFAIREVKPESVVIDLNHPLAGKTLHFEVTVRDVRAATAEELEHGHAHGPEGHGHDH, translated from the coding sequence ATGAAGATCGCGAAGGGCAGCGTCGTCGGCCTCGATTACTCGCTGCACCTCGGAGACGGGAAGGTCGTGGACCAGTCCGAGCCGGGCGAGCCGCTCACCTACCTCCACGGCGAGGGGCAGATCGTGCCGGGTCTGGAGTCGGCGCTCGAGGGCGTCGACGTGGGCGAGTCGCGCAAGGTGGTGGTCGCGCCCTCCGACGGGTACGGCGAGCACGATCCGCGCGGCGTGCAGGAGGTGCCGCGCAAGGCGTTCCCGCCCGGCTTCGACCCGCAGGTCGGGATGGAGCTGACCGCGGAGGGCGCCGACGGCGAGCCGGTGCCGTTCGCGATCCGCGAGGTGAAGCCGGAGTCGGTGGTGATCGACCTCAACCACCCGCTCGCCGGCAAGACCCTGCACTTCGAGGTGACGGTGCGCGACGTCCGCGCCGCGACCGCGGAGGAGCTGGAGCACGGTCACGCCCACGGCCCCGAGGGCCACGGGCACGACCACTAG
- a CDS encoding SirB1 family protein: MTATRDLEGRARARFAELLGRDPVPLDEAALAIAQEEYPALEPEAYLTRLDELAARVVRRVPGPVRAASALRALREVLHDEEGLRGNDDDYYDPRNSFLNDVLDRRLGIPITLALVYMEVGRRAGLRLEGVGFPGHFLAKYVSPGGVEVFVDAYHGGEMLSADECVARYKARTGGKDLDARYLAAVSPRQLLARMLQNLKRVYAERKDDVRLFWVLDRILLVTPDQREALRDRGLAAARLGGAAAAIRDLEAYLSLAPAAGDAEEVRAAVAGLRAGRGALLN; this comes from the coding sequence ATGACGGCGACGAGAGATCTGGAGGGCCGTGCGCGCGCGCGCTTCGCCGAGCTCCTGGGACGCGACCCGGTCCCGCTCGACGAGGCGGCGCTCGCCATCGCGCAGGAGGAGTACCCGGCGCTCGAGCCCGAGGCGTACCTCACCCGCCTCGACGAACTCGCCGCGCGCGTGGTGCGGCGGGTCCCCGGGCCGGTGCGCGCGGCGTCTGCGCTCCGCGCGTTGCGCGAGGTGCTCCACGACGAGGAGGGGCTCCGCGGCAACGACGACGACTACTACGACCCCCGCAACTCGTTCCTCAACGACGTCCTGGATCGCCGCCTCGGGATCCCCATCACGCTGGCGCTGGTGTACATGGAGGTCGGGCGGCGCGCCGGGCTGCGGCTGGAGGGGGTCGGCTTCCCGGGCCACTTCCTCGCGAAGTACGTCTCGCCCGGCGGCGTGGAGGTGTTCGTGGACGCCTACCACGGCGGCGAGATGCTCTCGGCCGACGAGTGCGTGGCGCGCTACAAGGCGCGCACCGGCGGCAAGGACCTCGACGCGCGCTACCTCGCCGCGGTCTCGCCGCGCCAGCTCCTCGCGCGCATGCTGCAGAACCTGAAGCGCGTCTACGCGGAGCGGAAGGACGACGTCCGGCTGTTCTGGGTGCTCGACCGCATCCTGCTGGTCACCCCGGACCAGCGCGAGGCGCTGCGCGATCGCGGCCTCGCCGCGGCGCGGCTGGGCGGGGCCGCCGCCGCCATCCGCGATCTCGAGGCGTACCTGTCGCTCGCGCCCGCGGCCGGAGACGCCGAGGAGGTGCGGGCGGCGGTGGCCGGGCTGCGGGCCGGCCGCGGCGCGCTGCTCAACTGA
- a CDS encoding class I SAM-dependent methyltransferase, whose product MSDRPRQIPDPTAVRVALWRALHVLADPPPHVLEDTVGLALAGPDEGWRLRPDMGAFTRPFRASIVARARFVEDLVEEQVARGVGQYVVLGAGLDTFALRRPELGARLRVFEVDEPATQAWKRRRLDELGLAVPPFLRFAPVDLEHGDPWLARLGGAGFDAGRPAVVASTGVSMYLTREAIASTLRAVASLAAGSTLVMSFMLPIERVEPAIRPGVEAAARGARASGTPWLSFFEPGEMLALARDAGFAAARHVSADALSARYFADRPDGLRPPSNSEELLVATT is encoded by the coding sequence ATGTCGGACCGCCCGAGGCAGATCCCCGATCCCACCGCAGTGCGCGTGGCGCTGTGGCGCGCGCTGCACGTGCTCGCCGACCCGCCGCCGCACGTGCTCGAGGACACCGTCGGCCTCGCGCTGGCAGGCCCGGACGAAGGCTGGCGCCTGCGGCCCGACATGGGCGCGTTCACGCGTCCGTTCCGCGCGTCGATCGTGGCCCGCGCGCGCTTCGTCGAGGACCTCGTCGAGGAGCAGGTCGCGCGCGGCGTCGGGCAGTACGTCGTCCTCGGGGCCGGCCTGGACACGTTCGCGCTGCGCCGGCCGGAGCTCGGCGCGCGGCTGCGCGTGTTCGAGGTGGACGAGCCGGCGACGCAAGCCTGGAAGCGGCGGCGGCTCGACGAGCTCGGCCTCGCCGTCCCGCCGTTCCTGCGGTTCGCGCCGGTGGATCTCGAGCACGGCGACCCGTGGCTCGCCCGCCTCGGCGGCGCGGGCTTCGACGCGGGGCGGCCGGCGGTCGTCGCGTCGACCGGCGTCAGCATGTACCTCACGCGGGAGGCCATCGCCTCCACGCTCCGCGCCGTCGCGTCGCTCGCGGCGGGCTCGACCCTGGTCATGTCGTTCATGCTGCCCATCGAGCGCGTCGAGCCGGCGATCCGCCCGGGCGTCGAGGCCGCCGCGCGCGGCGCGCGCGCGAGCGGCACGCCGTGGCTGAGCTTCTTCGAGCCCGGGGAGATGCTCGCCCTGGCGCGCGACGCGGGCTTCGCCGCGGCGAGGCACGTCTCGGCGGACGCGCTCAGCGCGCGCTACTTCGCGGACCGGCCGGACGGCCTGCGCCCGCCCAGCAACTCCGAGGAGCTGCTGGTGGCGACGACCTGA
- a CDS encoding (2Fe-2S) ferredoxin domain-containing protein produces MRFRHHVFVCENHRDPSDPRGACGNKGSEAIRAALKAEVARRGLKAQVRVNGAGCLDACAFGPSIVVYPEGVWYGHVSPADVPEIVERHLVGGTPVERLRLPRLEGREPPVS; encoded by the coding sequence ATGCGCTTCCGCCATCACGTCTTCGTCTGCGAGAACCACCGGGACCCGTCGGATCCGCGCGGCGCCTGCGGCAACAAGGGCAGCGAGGCGATCCGCGCCGCGCTGAAGGCGGAGGTCGCCCGGCGCGGGCTGAAGGCGCAGGTGCGCGTGAACGGCGCCGGGTGCCTGGACGCGTGCGCGTTCGGCCCGTCGATCGTGGTCTACCCGGAGGGCGTCTGGTACGGCCACGTCTCGCCCGCCGACGTGCCGGAGATCGTGGAGCGGCACCTGGTCGGCGGCACGCCGGTGGAGCGGCTCCGGCTCCCGCGCCTGGAGGGCCGCGAGCCGCCGGTCAGTTGA